A genome region from Brassica oleracea var. oleracea cultivar TO1000 chromosome C2, BOL, whole genome shotgun sequence includes the following:
- the LOC106327644 gene encoding uncharacterized protein LOC106327644 produces the protein MEEEAGNGGSRKRMKSSDEEEKGGSRDGMSLDATENEETETKLVASDEMELHIAQILDKIESFTQTVSNLLDTGKTMFKELSNEFEERLIMIHKEYVEKWQEEIKELRLLDASNEETTSLLHNARFLIQNPNIEP, from the exons ATGGAAGAGGAAGCAGGAAACGGAGGATCTCGGAAACGCATGAAGTCTTCT GATGAAGAGGAGAAAGGAGGTTCGAGAGATGGAATGAGCCTTGATGCAACTGAGAACGAAGAAACTGAGACGAAACTTGTTGCTTCTGATGAGATGGAACTTCACATTGCTCAAATCCTCGATAAGATTGAGAGCTTCACTCAGACT GTTTCTAATCTGCTTGACACAGGGAAGACAATGTTCAAGGAACTCAGTAACGAATTCGAGGAGCGCTTGATCAT GATACACAAGGAGTATGTTGAGAAATGGCAGGAGGAGATCAAGGAATTGCGTTTGCTTGATGCGTCAAACGAGGAGACTACTTCCCTCTTACACAACGCTCGCTTCCTGATTCAGAATCCTAACATTGAGCCTTGA
- the LOC106324695 gene encoding importin subunit alpha-9, whose translation MADDGSASNRRDPIKSSVGNVAGQRRRQQAVTVAKERRESLVRAKRLCRVGTNGGDDEDARVENEMMIDEEQPVLEAQTVKAVEELKSAVQSQGKGAMQKRVTALRELRRLLSKSEFPPIDAALTAGAIPLLVQCLSFGSPDEQLLESAWCLTNIAAGKPEETKALLPALPLLIAHLGEKNSAPVAEQCAWAIGNVAGEGEELRNVLLSQGALPPLARMIFPDKGSTVRTAAWALSNLIKGPESKAAAQLVRVDGIVDAILRHLKKTDEEIATEIAWIVVYLSALSDIATSMLLKGGILQLLVERLATSDSLQLLIPVLRSLGNFVSVDPKAMLTILIGGQNTEENAINVLGKCLRSEHRVLKKEAAWVLSNIAAGSIEHKRVIHSSEAMPLLLRLLSTSPFDIKKEVAYVLGNLCVESAEGDARPRIIQEHLVSIVSGGCLRGFIDLVRSPDIEAARLGLQFIELVLRGMPNGEGPKLVEGEDGIDAMERFQFHENEELRVMANSLVDKYFGEDYGINE comes from the exons ATGGCAGATGATGGCTCCGCGTCTAATCGAAGAGACCCAATTAAGTCCTCAG TTGGGAATGTTGCGGGACAAAGAAGGCGGCAACAAGCTGTTACGGTGGCCAAGGAAAGAAGAGAATCACTGGTTCGGGCGAAGCGGCTTTGTAGGGTTGGTACTAATGGCGGAGATGATGAGGATGCTCGTGTTGAGAATGAGATGATGATTGATGAAGAGCAGCCAGTTTTGGAGGCTCAAACAGTTAAAGCCGTGGAAGAGCTCAAGTCTGCTGTTCAATCTCA GGGAAAAGGTGCAATGCAGAAGAGGGTGACTGCTCTTAGAGAACTCAGGCGTTTACTGTCGAAATCAGAGTTCCCTCCTATTGATGCTGCGCTCACCGCGGGTGCAATACCTTTGCTTGTGCAGTGTCTTTCATTTGGCTCTCCTGATGAACAG TTACTTGAGTCAGCTTGGTGCCTAACTAACATCGCTGCTGGAAAACCTGAAGAAACAAAAGCTCTGTTGCCTGCACTGCCGTTGCTCATTGCTCACCTTGGAG AAAAGAACTCTGCCCCGGTGGCTGAGCAGTGTGCTTGGGCGATTGGTAATGTTGCGGGTGAAGGAGAAGAGTTGAGGAATGTACTTTTGTCTCAAGGGGCTTTGCCACCTCTTGCACGTATGATTTTTCCCGACAAGGGTTCAACTGTAAGAACAGCTGCATGGGCATTGTCAAATCTCATTAAG GGACCTGAATCAAAAGCAGCAGCGCAGCTTGTCAGAGTCGATGGGATAGTTGACGCAATTCTCCGACACTTGAAAAAAAC GGATGAAGAAATTGCCACAGAAATTGCTTGGATCGTTGTTTACCTTTCTGCCCTCTCAGATATAGCTACAAGCATGCTTTTGAAGGGGGGCATTCTTCAATTACTTGTCGAAAGATTAGCAACTTCAGACAGTCTACAGCTTCTCATCCCG GTTCTACGAAGTTTAGGCAACTTTGTCTCTGTTGATCCCAAAGCAATGTTAACCATCCTTATCGGTGGACAGAACACTGAAG AAAACGCCATTAATGTGCTTGGAAAGTGCTTAAGAAGCGAACACCGAGTCTTGAAGAAG GAAGCTGCGTGGGTGTTATCTAATATAGCTGCGGGATCTATTGAACACAAGAGAGTGATACACTCATCTGAAGCAATGCCGTTGCTGCTACGGCTTCTCTCGACATCACCCTTTGATATAAAGAAAGAAGTTGCCTATGTCTTGGGAAACCTGTGTGTAGAATCTGCAGAAGGGGACGCAAGACCGAGGATAATTCAAGAGCACTTAGTCTCCATTGTCAGTGGCGGTTGCCTCCGGGGTTTTATTGACCTGGTCAGATCTCCTGATATAGAAGCTGCTAGGCTTGGTCTTCAGTTCATTGAGCTG GTTTTAAGAGGAATGCCAAACGGAGAAGGTCCAAAGCTTGTGGAAGGAGAAGACGGGATAGATGCAATGGAGAGGTTCCAGTTCCACGAAAACGAAGAGCTGAGAGTCATGGCAAACAGTCTTGTGGATAAATACTTTGGTGAAGATTATGGAATCAATGAATGA
- the LOC106323021 gene encoding lipid phosphate phosphatase gamma, chloroplastic-like has translation MEDLPQQLKAVTLTHVRYRRGDQLGHFLAWISLVPVFISLGGFVSHFLFRRELQGIFFGLGLVISQLINEFIKTTVEQARPETCTLLEACDSHGWPSSHSQFVFFFATYFSLMGCKGIGFWFGLRSRWVLNLVHWCLAVVTMYSRVYLGYHTVAQVFAGAALGAVVGGSWFWVVNSVLYRYFEVIEERKLGRVLCVKDTSHIPDVLKFEYDNARAARNNSKSD, from the coding sequence ATGGAGGACCTACCACAACAGCTCAAGGCCGTAACTCTCACACACGTCCGCTACCGTCGCGGCGATCAGCTCGGGCACTTCCTCGCCTGGATCTCCCTCGTCCCGGTCTTCATCAGCCTCGGCGGATTCGTCTCCCATTTCCTCTTCCGCCGCGAGCTCCAAGGGATCTTCTTCGGCCTCGGCCTCGTGATCTCCCAGCTCATCAACGAATTCATCAAAACCACAGTCGAGCAGGCTCGCCCCGAGACGTGCACCTTGCTCGAGGCCTGCGACTCGCACGGGTGGCCTTCGAGCCACTCGCAGTTCGTGTTCTTCTTCGCGACGTACTTTTCTTTGATGGGGTGCAAAGGGATCGGGTTCTGGTTCGGGTTGAGGAGCAGGTGGGTTCTGAATCTGGTGCATTGGTGTCTTGCTGTTGTGACTATGTATTCTAGGGTTTACTTGGGGTACCACACGGTGGCGCAGGTTTTCGCGGGGGCTGCGTTGGGGGCGGTTGTTGGGGGGAGTTGGTTCTGGGTGGTGAATAGTGTGTTGTATCGTTATTTTGAGGTGATTGAGGAGAGAAAGTTGGGGAGGGTGCTGTGTGTTAAGGATACTTCTCATATTCCTGATGTGTTGAAGTTTGAGTATGACAATGCAAGAGCTGCTAGGAACAACTCTAAGTCTGATTGA
- the LOC106327579 gene encoding uncharacterized protein LOC106327579: protein MMITRRPVSSPGQVEKYPPPFMGFLKSNSNGGSRGRSKGRSRASPLFVRRNKSAAAAVSQEPSSPKVTCMGQVRVKRSKPKIKPESRENPTRKRCEWIRNGLAGKIKSSSFWPKWKLFTFPCSRQKPKSDEKEKEKDSPVSQFHRPVTESSSVEVVELNEDEEEEENFKIASPASSATPPINALLLTRSRSAPYSSSSLAFRFWEENNEREAESRKERERNVRSEVAVGATGKMNGVNEPEANIGGDELGIVRRRELTRSKSAPARIGEKMVCFWMKKKVRQGFGLSRD, encoded by the coding sequence ATGATGATTACCCGGAGACCCGTTTCGAGTCCGGGTCAGGTCGAGAAGTATCCGCCGCCTTTCATGGGGTTCTTGAAGAGCAACAGCAACGGCGGGAGCAGAGGGAGAAGCAAAGGAAGGTCCCGCGCGAGCCCTCTCTTCGTCCGCCGGAACAAATCTGCGGCGGCCGCGGTGAGTCAAGAGCCGTCGTCTCCGAAAGTCACTTGCATGGGTCAGGTCCGAGTCAAGCGATCGAAGCCCAAAATTAAACCCGAGTCTCGCGAAAACCCGACCCGAAAACGATGCGAGTGGATCCGCAACGGTCTCGCGGGGAAAATCAAATCGTCGTCGTTTTGGCCCAAATGGAAACTGTTCACGTTTCCGTGTTCTCGCCAGAAACCGAAGAGCGACGAGAAAGAGAAAGAGAAAGACTCTCCGGTGAGTCAATTTCATCGCCCCGTAACGGAATCATCATCCGTAGAAGTTGTAGAGCTAAACGAAGACGAAGAGGAAGAAGAAAATTTCAAAATCGCGTCGCCGGCTTCCTCCGCAACGCCGCCGATAAACGCTCTTTTGCTGACGAGAAGCAGATCCGCGCCGTACAGTTCGTCTTCGCTGGCTTTCAGATTCTGGGAAGAAAATAACGAACGAGAAGCAGAATCGCGAAAGGAAAGGGAGCGAAATGTTAGATCGGAAGTTGCCGTCGGAGCCACCGGGAAAATGAACGGGGTTAACGAGCCGGAAGCGAACATTGGCGGGGATGAGTTAGGGATTGTGCGGCGGCGGGAGCTGACAAGGAGCAAATCGGCCCCGGCGAGGATCGGGGAGAAGATGGTGTGCTTCTGGATGAAGAAGAAGGTTAGGCAGGGTTTTGGTCTGTCACGTGATTAG